Proteins co-encoded in one Acanthopagrus latus isolate v.2019 chromosome 10, fAcaLat1.1, whole genome shotgun sequence genomic window:
- the ttc29 gene encoding tetratricopeptide repeat protein 29 isoform X2, which translates to MNAAESQRRSEPFLPEINTNRRRCAQLRRKPEKTSDESAQILSKEEIALFRHSVKQSVCVQMLQEGFHRSFSELFLLLRADEDLRDLRRQAPLEQQKDKLETMRVHLSLAEQAERTGSWSVVCEQRLSLGQYFSVPEDVWLSLHFYHSCVDRQPGGSRPVAEARACMAELYLQRGELQQAKQQAELCIQQAEAGGWMDSAGRPLWLRARQTLWRIYSRLADAPLDAEDYDEALTLLHKGYSMAIESEDKQLEGEASYRLGLTYHSAGDHDRAKQFISTSMQIFGTLGNADGLGRCYKAMAKCMESEENVDETVDCLEKFADISRSNGLQHNLADAYLCLGNIYYRRNQYQKSSEFFLQSYEVACSLQDVDLLQRAQVWVASARAQTVIRKYSADVVLATEAALRRLLAWKQTRPLQEASRDDTDRTAAAAAAWYQLTDT; encoded by the exons ATGAACGCAGCAGAATCACAGCGACGCTCTGAACCGTTTCTACCAGAGATCAACACCAACAGGAGGAGATGTGCTCAGCTCAG GAGGAAGCCGGAGAAGACGTCAGATGAATCAGCTCAGATTCTCTCAAAAGAAGAAATTGCGCT GTTCAGACACAGTGTGAAGCAGAGCGTCTGTGTGCAGATGCTTCAGGAGGGTTTTCACAG GTCGTTCTCGGagctcttcctcctgctgagagCTGATGAGGATCTCAGGGATCTCAGACGTCAGGCGCCGCTGGAGCAACAGAAGGACAAACTGGAGACCATGAGAGTTCACCTGAGCCTGGCCGAGCAGGCGGAGAGGaccg gttccTGGTCGGTGGTGTGTGAGCAGCGTCTGTCTCTGGGTCAGTACTTCTCGGTTCCGGAGGACGTCTGGCTCAGTTTGCACTTCTACCACAGCTGTGTGGACAGACAGCCGGGCGGGTCCAGACCGGTGGCCGAGGCCCGGGCCTGCATGGCCGAGCTGTACCTGCAGCGAG gtgagctgcagcaggcgAAGCAGCAGGCGGAGCTTTGCATCCAGCAGGCAGAAGCAGGCGGCTGGATGGACTCGGCCGGGCGACCTCTGTGGCTCCGGGCTCGCCAGACACTGTGGAGGATCTACAGCCGGCTGGCCGACGCTCCGCTGGACGCCGAGGACTACGACGAGGCCCTGACGCTGCTCCACAAGGGCTACAGCATGGCTATAGAGT ctgaagacaaacagctggaagGTGAGGCCTCGTACCGACTGGGGCTGACCTATCACAGTGCAGGAGACCACGACAGAGCCAAACAG TTCATCAGCACTTCCATGCAGATCTTCGGCACACTGGGGAATGCAGACGGACTCGGGAGGTGCTACAAGGCTATGGCCAAGTGTATGGAGag cgagGAAAACGTTGACGAGACAGTCGATTGTCTGGAGAAGTTTGCCGACATCTCTCGTAGCAACGGACTGCAACACAACCTGGCCGACGCCTACCTGTGTCTGGGCAACATCTACTACAGGAGg AATCAGTACCAGAAGTCTTCTGAGTTCTTCCTGCAGAGTTATGAAGTGGCCTGCAGTCTGCAGGACGTGGATCTGCTGCAGAGAGCTCAG GTGTGGGTGGCCAGCGCTCGAGCCCAAACTGTCATCAGGAAGTACAGCGCTGACGTGGTGTTGGCCACGGAAGCCGCTCTGCGACGGCTGCTGGCCTGGAAACAGACCAGACCACTTCAGGAAGCCAGTCGAGACGATACTGacagaactgctgctgctgctgctgcctggtaCCAGCTCACTgacacatga
- the LOC119026850 gene encoding endothelin receptor type B-like isoform X2 — protein sequence MASRSVPSSHGMLPVLLVICCLVLVDPVGCRRNASSDSAQLSDVMMRSDLHRTAAPLIQNSDGSEHPVQGTVNEPSAERTGSKHSNRPKHSNSSAPVLMQLAAPPSCKRATSIKTAFKYINTVLSCVIFAVGIIGNATLLRIIFQNKSMRNGPNAVIASLALGDLIYIAIDIPINVYKLLAMQWPFADSVFGLFLCKLFPFLQKASVGITVLNLCALSVDRYRAVASWSRVQCTGVPTVTAVEIVVIWLLSMALAVPEAIGFDMVTFDYKNTTIKTCMLQPKTPFMTFYRDAKDWWLFGFYFCVPVIFSAIFYGLMIGEMLRHRKGSLRITLSEHVKQRREVAKAVFCLVLIFALCWFPLHLSRLLKRTVYRSHDAHRCELLNFLLVLDYFSINMATINSCINPIILFFVSKRFKNCFKHAAAPPREQPAVQTH from the exons ATGGCGAGCAGATCGGTTCCCTCCAGTCACGGGATGCTCCCGGTGCTGCTGGTCATCTGCTGTCTGGTACTGGTCGATCCGGTCGGTTGCCGCAGAAACGCCTCGTCTGATTCCGCTCAGCTGTCAGATGTGATGATGCGGTCTGACCTCCATCGCACTGCCGCCCCTCTGATCCAGAACTCAGACGGATCAGAACATCCAGTACAAGGGACTGTAAACGAGCCCTCAGCAGAGAGAACAGGgtcaaaacattcaaacaggCCGAAGCACTCCAACTCCTCGGCGCCGGTTCTTATGCAACTGGCAGCGCCGCCGAGCTGCAAGCGGGCCACATCGATCAAAACAGCCTTCAAGTACATCAACACGGTTCTGTCCTGCGTCATATTCGCCGTGGGGATCATCGGCAACGCCACGCTGCTCCGGATCatcttccaaaataaaagcatgagaAATGGACCCAACGCTGTGATCGCCAGTCTGGCGCTGGGAGACCTGATCTACATCGCCATCGACATACCGATCAACGTATACAAG ctcctGGCGATGCAGTGGCCGTTCGCCGACAGCGTGTTCGGTCTGTTCCTCTGTAAGCTGTTTCCCTTCCTGCAGAAAGCTTCAGTCGGCATCACCGTCCTCAACCTGTGTGCTCTGAGCGtggacag GTACCGTGCGGTGGCGTCCTGGTCCCGGGTCCAGTGCACCGGTGTTCCCACGGTGACGGCGGTGGAGATCGTGGTGATCTGGCTGCTGTCCATGGCTCTGGCTGTGCCCGAGGCCATCGGCTTCGACATGGTGACCTTCGACTACAAGAACACCACCATCAAGACCTGCATGCTACAGCCCAAGACGCCCTTCATGACC TTCTACCGGGATGCGAAGGACTGGTGGCTGTTTGGCTTCTACTTCTGCGTGCCTGTGATCTTCTCTGCGATCTTCTACGGCCTGATGATCGGCGAGATGCTGCGACACCGGAAGGGAAGTCTGAGGATCACCCTGAGCGAACACGTCAAACAG CGCCGTGAGGTGGCCAAAGCCGTGTTCTGCCTGGTTCTGATCTTCGCTCTGTGCTGGTTCCCTCTTCACTTGAGTCGCCTGCTGAAGAGAACCGTCTACAGATCCCACGACGCTCACCGCTGCGAGCTGCTGAA CTTCCTGCTGGTGCTCGACTACTTCAGCATCAACATGGCGACCATCAACTCCTGCATCAATCCCATAATCCTCTTCTTCGTCTCAAAGAGGTTCAAAAACTGCTTCAAG CACGCTGCCGCTCCACCACGGGAGCAGCCTGcagtacaaacacactga
- the ttc29 gene encoding tetratricopeptide repeat protein 29 isoform X1, which yields MNAAESQRRSEPFLPEINTNRRRCAQLSRRKPEKTSDESAQILSKEEIALFRHSVKQSVCVQMLQEGFHRSFSELFLLLRADEDLRDLRRQAPLEQQKDKLETMRVHLSLAEQAERTGSWSVVCEQRLSLGQYFSVPEDVWLSLHFYHSCVDRQPGGSRPVAEARACMAELYLQRGELQQAKQQAELCIQQAEAGGWMDSAGRPLWLRARQTLWRIYSRLADAPLDAEDYDEALTLLHKGYSMAIESEDKQLEGEASYRLGLTYHSAGDHDRAKQFISTSMQIFGTLGNADGLGRCYKAMAKCMESEENVDETVDCLEKFADISRSNGLQHNLADAYLCLGNIYYRRNQYQKSSEFFLQSYEVACSLQDVDLLQRAQVWVASARAQTVIRKYSADVVLATEAALRRLLAWKQTRPLQEASRDDTDRTAAAAAAWYQLTDT from the exons ATGAACGCAGCAGAATCACAGCGACGCTCTGAACCGTTTCTACCAGAGATCAACACCAACAGGAGGAGATGTGCTCAGCTCAG cAGGAGGAAGCCGGAGAAGACGTCAGATGAATCAGCTCAGATTCTCTCAAAAGAAGAAATTGCGCT GTTCAGACACAGTGTGAAGCAGAGCGTCTGTGTGCAGATGCTTCAGGAGGGTTTTCACAG GTCGTTCTCGGagctcttcctcctgctgagagCTGATGAGGATCTCAGGGATCTCAGACGTCAGGCGCCGCTGGAGCAACAGAAGGACAAACTGGAGACCATGAGAGTTCACCTGAGCCTGGCCGAGCAGGCGGAGAGGaccg gttccTGGTCGGTGGTGTGTGAGCAGCGTCTGTCTCTGGGTCAGTACTTCTCGGTTCCGGAGGACGTCTGGCTCAGTTTGCACTTCTACCACAGCTGTGTGGACAGACAGCCGGGCGGGTCCAGACCGGTGGCCGAGGCCCGGGCCTGCATGGCCGAGCTGTACCTGCAGCGAG gtgagctgcagcaggcgAAGCAGCAGGCGGAGCTTTGCATCCAGCAGGCAGAAGCAGGCGGCTGGATGGACTCGGCCGGGCGACCTCTGTGGCTCCGGGCTCGCCAGACACTGTGGAGGATCTACAGCCGGCTGGCCGACGCTCCGCTGGACGCCGAGGACTACGACGAGGCCCTGACGCTGCTCCACAAGGGCTACAGCATGGCTATAGAGT ctgaagacaaacagctggaagGTGAGGCCTCGTACCGACTGGGGCTGACCTATCACAGTGCAGGAGACCACGACAGAGCCAAACAG TTCATCAGCACTTCCATGCAGATCTTCGGCACACTGGGGAATGCAGACGGACTCGGGAGGTGCTACAAGGCTATGGCCAAGTGTATGGAGag cgagGAAAACGTTGACGAGACAGTCGATTGTCTGGAGAAGTTTGCCGACATCTCTCGTAGCAACGGACTGCAACACAACCTGGCCGACGCCTACCTGTGTCTGGGCAACATCTACTACAGGAGg AATCAGTACCAGAAGTCTTCTGAGTTCTTCCTGCAGAGTTATGAAGTGGCCTGCAGTCTGCAGGACGTGGATCTGCTGCAGAGAGCTCAG GTGTGGGTGGCCAGCGCTCGAGCCCAAACTGTCATCAGGAAGTACAGCGCTGACGTGGTGTTGGCCACGGAAGCCGCTCTGCGACGGCTGCTGGCCTGGAAACAGACCAGACCACTTCAGGAAGCCAGTCGAGACGATACTGacagaactgctgctgctgctgctgcctggtaCCAGCTCACTgacacatga
- the LOC119026850 gene encoding endothelin receptor type B-like isoform X1, with protein sequence MASRSVPSSHGMLPVLLVICCLVLVDPVGCRRNASSDSAQLSDVMMRSDLHRTAAPLIQNSDGSEHPVQGTVNEPSAERTGSKHSNRPKHSNSSAPVLMQLAAPPSCKRATSIKTAFKYINTVLSCVIFAVGIIGNATLLRIIFQNKSMRNGPNAVIASLALGDLIYIAIDIPINVYKLLAMQWPFADSVFGLFLCKLFPFLQKASVGITVLNLCALSVDRYRAVASWSRVQCTGVPTVTAVEIVVIWLLSMALAVPEAIGFDMVTFDYKNTTIKTCMLQPKTPFMTFYRDAKDWWLFGFYFCVPVIFSAIFYGLMIGEMLRHRKGSLRITLSEHVKQRREVAKAVFCLVLIFALCWFPLHLSRLLKRTVYRSHDAHRCELLNFLLVLDYFSINMATINSCINPIILFFVSKRFKNCFKSCLCCWCYSGSLFNSTLPLHHGSSLQYKHTDH encoded by the exons ATGGCGAGCAGATCGGTTCCCTCCAGTCACGGGATGCTCCCGGTGCTGCTGGTCATCTGCTGTCTGGTACTGGTCGATCCGGTCGGTTGCCGCAGAAACGCCTCGTCTGATTCCGCTCAGCTGTCAGATGTGATGATGCGGTCTGACCTCCATCGCACTGCCGCCCCTCTGATCCAGAACTCAGACGGATCAGAACATCCAGTACAAGGGACTGTAAACGAGCCCTCAGCAGAGAGAACAGGgtcaaaacattcaaacaggCCGAAGCACTCCAACTCCTCGGCGCCGGTTCTTATGCAACTGGCAGCGCCGCCGAGCTGCAAGCGGGCCACATCGATCAAAACAGCCTTCAAGTACATCAACACGGTTCTGTCCTGCGTCATATTCGCCGTGGGGATCATCGGCAACGCCACGCTGCTCCGGATCatcttccaaaataaaagcatgagaAATGGACCCAACGCTGTGATCGCCAGTCTGGCGCTGGGAGACCTGATCTACATCGCCATCGACATACCGATCAACGTATACAAG ctcctGGCGATGCAGTGGCCGTTCGCCGACAGCGTGTTCGGTCTGTTCCTCTGTAAGCTGTTTCCCTTCCTGCAGAAAGCTTCAGTCGGCATCACCGTCCTCAACCTGTGTGCTCTGAGCGtggacag GTACCGTGCGGTGGCGTCCTGGTCCCGGGTCCAGTGCACCGGTGTTCCCACGGTGACGGCGGTGGAGATCGTGGTGATCTGGCTGCTGTCCATGGCTCTGGCTGTGCCCGAGGCCATCGGCTTCGACATGGTGACCTTCGACTACAAGAACACCACCATCAAGACCTGCATGCTACAGCCCAAGACGCCCTTCATGACC TTCTACCGGGATGCGAAGGACTGGTGGCTGTTTGGCTTCTACTTCTGCGTGCCTGTGATCTTCTCTGCGATCTTCTACGGCCTGATGATCGGCGAGATGCTGCGACACCGGAAGGGAAGTCTGAGGATCACCCTGAGCGAACACGTCAAACAG CGCCGTGAGGTGGCCAAAGCCGTGTTCTGCCTGGTTCTGATCTTCGCTCTGTGCTGGTTCCCTCTTCACTTGAGTCGCCTGCTGAAGAGAACCGTCTACAGATCCCACGACGCTCACCGCTGCGAGCTGCTGAA CTTCCTGCTGGTGCTCGACTACTTCAGCATCAACATGGCGACCATCAACTCCTGCATCAATCCCATAATCCTCTTCTTCGTCTCAAAGAGGTTCAAAAACTGCTTCAAG tcctgtctgtgttgttggtgttaTTCTGGCTCTCTCTTCAACAGCACGCTGCCGCTCCACCACGGGAGCAGCCTGcagtacaaacacactgaccacTGA